The following proteins are encoded in a genomic region of Candidatus Zixiibacteriota bacterium:
- a CDS encoding PaaI family thioesterase → MKEVVKYPHCFVCGDLNVHGLKAKFFYDGEKAYTELTADQSFEGYRGIYHGGIIATLLDEVMIKAVLAQPVVAVTVELTVRYLAPVNIGDRLMFTGRITGSKGRLYLTEGEVRGNDNTLRATALGKYIEASSDLKKTLESSIE, encoded by the coding sequence ATGAAAGAAGTTGTCAAATACCCCCACTGTTTTGTCTGCGGTGATCTAAACGTTCACGGCCTCAAGGCCAAGTTTTTCTATGACGGCGAGAAAGCATACACTGAACTAACAGCCGACCAATCGTTCGAAGGCTATCGCGGCATCTACCACGGCGGTATCATTGCCACGCTTTTGGACGAAGTGATGATCAAGGCGGTTCTGGCCCAGCCGGTGGTTGCCGTCACAGTCGAACTTACGGTGCGCTATCTGGCCCCGGTAAACATCGGTGATCGGCTCATGTTCACCGGTCGAATCACCGGCTCGAAGGGCAGACTGTATTTGACCGAAGGGGAGGTGCGAGGCAATGACAACACGTTACGTGCGACCGCCCTCGGGAAGTACATTGAAGCAAGCAGCGATCTGAAAAAAACTCTCGAATCATCGATAGAGTGA
- a CDS encoding 2-phosphosulfolactate phosphatase, with product MSTLWQKQYDLRFEWGLEGLLQVGPLVDVVVIVDVLSFSTAVSVAVAHGAKVYPFTMRDDSVSTFAGKQGARLAVSRSRMDRRHPFSLSPRSLQQIRSGESIVLPSPNGATLSLSAAELCSHVLCGCLRNAQAVASHAQQLGRSVALIAAGELWPTDSKGRSIESQRLLRPALEDLIGAGAILDSMTDASLSPEASAAVAVFRGMRTSLLDNLISCASGCELVEMGFAEDVRVAAQLNACTAVPQLIDGAYHAV from the coding sequence ATGAGCACACTCTGGCAAAAGCAATACGATTTGAGATTCGAGTGGGGGCTTGAGGGCTTGTTGCAGGTAGGCCCGTTGGTCGATGTTGTGGTAATCGTCGACGTGTTGTCGTTTTCGACAGCCGTCAGTGTGGCTGTCGCGCATGGGGCAAAAGTGTACCCGTTCACGATGCGGGACGACTCCGTGTCGACTTTCGCCGGGAAGCAAGGTGCGCGCCTGGCCGTTTCGCGAAGCCGGATGGACCGGAGGCACCCCTTTTCGCTCTCACCCAGGTCGCTTCAGCAAATCAGGTCGGGTGAGAGCATTGTTCTGCCCTCACCCAACGGCGCCACATTGTCCTTAAGCGCCGCGGAGCTATGTTCCCATGTCCTGTGCGGATGTTTGCGCAACGCTCAGGCTGTGGCTTCTCACGCCCAACAACTGGGACGGTCGGTGGCTCTGATTGCCGCGGGGGAGCTTTGGCCAACCGACTCAAAAGGTCGATCCATCGAGTCCCAACGATTGCTGCGTCCTGCTCTGGAGGATCTCATTGGCGCCGGGGCGATTCTCGATTCGATGACCGATGCGTCATTATCACCCGAGGCGTCGGCGGCCGTGGCCGTGTTCCGCGGCATGCGAACATCGCTGCTGGATAATCTGATCTCATGCGCTTCCGGGTGCGAATTGGTGGAAATGGGATTTGCAGAAGACGTTCGCGTGGCAGCTCAACTGAACGCCTGTACTGCCGTCCCGCAACTGATCGACGGCGCCTACCATGCCGTTTGA
- the argF gene encoding ornithine carbamoyltransferase, with product MARSLCQITDLTTDELHELFDLCAQMKNKKIAPKPFEGKSVACIFTKASLRTRVSFEVGINELGGHALYITDNEIKLGQRESVADAARVLSRYVATIMIRTFKQSDVEELAKHASVPIVNGLTDLVHPCQILGDYFTMLEHLGKRGRYKIAYVGDGNNIVNSWLNLACRLPIDLRVGTADDCHPDPELLKKAQAASDSKILITDDPKEAVSGADVVYTDVWASMGQKHLVEEKEDKLRKYQLNGSLLAIADPGAIVLHCLPAERNKEITDEVMDGPQSVVFDQAENRLHVQKAIMAFLLK from the coding sequence ATGGCCCGCTCACTTTGCCAAATAACAGACCTCACCACCGACGAACTGCACGAATTGTTCGATCTCTGCGCACAGATGAAAAACAAAAAAATCGCCCCCAAACCGTTCGAAGGCAAATCAGTCGCCTGCATCTTCACCAAGGCGTCGTTGAGAACCAGAGTATCGTTCGAAGTCGGCATCAACGAACTCGGCGGTCACGCCCTTTACATCACCGACAACGAGATCAAACTCGGTCAGCGCGAGTCGGTCGCCGACGCCGCTCGCGTCTTGTCACGATATGTTGCGACTATCATGATCCGGACGTTCAAACAATCGGATGTCGAGGAGTTGGCCAAACATGCCTCCGTGCCGATTGTCAACGGCCTGACCGATCTGGTCCACCCCTGTCAGATTCTGGGCGACTATTTCACCATGCTGGAGCATCTCGGCAAACGGGGTCGCTACAAAATCGCTTATGTCGGCGACGGCAACAATATTGTCAATAGCTGGCTTAACCTGGCTTGTCGCTTGCCCATCGACCTGCGGGTCGGGACCGCCGATGATTGCCATCCCGACCCGGAACTCCTGAAAAAGGCCCAAGCCGCCTCAGATAGCAAAATACTGATTACCGATGATCCTAAAGAAGCCGTTTCTGGTGCCGATGTAGTCTATACCGATGTTTGGGCCTCAATGGGGCAGAAACATCTGGTTGAAGAGAAAGAAGATAAGCTAAGGAAGTATCAGTTAAACGGTTCCCTGTTGGCGATTGCCGACCCAGGAGCGATTGTGTTGCACTGTTTACCGGCTGAAAGAAACAAGGAAATCACAGACGAAGTGATGGACGGACCGCAGTCGGTTGTTTTTGATCAGGCGGAAAACAGGCTTCATGTTCAAAAGGCTATCATGGCCTTTCTCCTGAAATAA
- a CDS encoding M28 family peptidase — protein MRYFWTLLLVFSLALPGAGADQDDLAFITITDRHQANHAQNVLGTAYSRNGNRFLVKVSDEQGRNLQAAGIKVEIIMAKVDPARVFAVFYPDTRPLAAVDIPTLGESIDLGNDIYAVRMSPSVAESMTRNTSLAAVALSERPIPITFTGPAITTLMSEITDYPTDSLVDLVNQDSIYAMNLRFELFRTRYYDTDSILAARDWAVQKLADWGYTDITTPLFYHNGTPCYNVKAVKPGYAEPDNVIVIGGHYDSYNGGSSYTFAPGADDNGSGSTITLEMARILADIPMRKTIIFMLFSAEEVGLVGSYYAASDFFHDGTPLEVMFNFDMVGYNGNGLWLFEVGSGENSAYAELQAASCSRVNPDLVALSGTSSPGSSDHMSFWNFGYNICNNIEEDFNYGGWHTDLDLTSRMDFDYLYQVARMTVATLGIVGNSASPISIEQIIDQGDGQALEIHLTSCAPEYTYRLYHGPSSGFYTDSIDIPSGTCTWIVDGLIDGQERFFYVLSQIEGGYPAVYSTETSATPYLIPRPPTAAEAGPELNSVLLEWGDNAEADFSHYRLYRAIEGLPHSLFKDNIVSSSYTDTEVLGQTEYSYKITAVDFDGYESDYSSEVSAYAATFDGGILLVDETRQGGGMPDQPTQEARYASYFAPTPYNLVQIETVGLPVTRNTAGQYSSLFWIDDDFSPKLASESEDSLFWYAGYTGNLFFAGFRTIEFWTGSPLSNGDFLYDQCRIASHSVHAEYDFAGATGVGGWPDIEVDTTELLGFLPFIPTLGLATGGQPIYLYDSKTDDPASEGNVCGVYYDGPNGKRVVLAFPLMYITDESAIALMSYAKNLFGESVVLGEHGDIDNNGQIDIGDLVYLVDYMFLGGPPPPVMNSADVDASCQIDIADLIYVVVYFFDGGPLPLPGCVE, from the coding sequence ATGAGATACTTCTGGACTCTGTTGCTTGTGTTTAGTCTGGCTCTGCCCGGCGCCGGAGCCGACCAGGACGATCTTGCCTTCATTACTATCACCGACCGGCATCAAGCGAACCATGCTCAAAATGTCCTGGGAACTGCATACTCACGAAACGGCAACCGGTTCCTGGTGAAGGTTTCAGATGAGCAAGGCAGAAATCTCCAGGCAGCCGGGATCAAGGTCGAAATCATAATGGCAAAAGTGGATCCAGCTCGGGTCTTTGCTGTTTTCTATCCGGACACTCGACCACTGGCAGCAGTTGACATACCGACGCTGGGGGAGAGCATTGATCTCGGTAACGATATCTACGCGGTCCGAATGAGTCCATCGGTAGCTGAGTCAATGACCAGGAATACATCGTTGGCTGCGGTGGCGCTATCGGAACGACCGATACCCATTACTTTCACCGGCCCTGCTATCACCACTCTCATGTCGGAGATCACCGACTACCCTACCGATTCGCTGGTAGACCTGGTAAATCAGGACTCGATTTACGCCATGAATCTTCGGTTCGAGCTTTTTCGCACCCGCTATTATGATACGGACTCGATTCTTGCTGCCCGTGATTGGGCGGTGCAGAAGTTGGCCGATTGGGGCTACACAGATATCACCACGCCGCTGTTCTACCATAACGGTACCCCTTGTTACAACGTTAAAGCTGTAAAACCTGGATATGCCGAACCCGACAACGTGATCGTTATTGGTGGCCACTACGACAGCTACAACGGGGGGTCCTCATACACTTTTGCTCCCGGTGCCGACGACAACGGCTCCGGCTCAACAATCACGCTTGAGATGGCACGCATACTTGCCGACATTCCGATGCGCAAAACTATCATCTTCATGCTCTTTTCCGCCGAGGAGGTCGGCTTGGTCGGGTCATACTATGCGGCCTCCGATTTCTTTCATGACGGCACACCTCTGGAAGTAATGTTCAACTTTGACATGGTCGGATACAACGGCAACGGGCTGTGGTTGTTCGAGGTTGGCTCCGGAGAAAACTCAGCCTATGCCGAATTGCAGGCTGCCAGTTGCAGTCGAGTCAATCCCGATCTGGTCGCACTCTCCGGTACCTCCAGTCCCGGCTCGTCCGATCACATGTCTTTCTGGAACTTCGGCTACAACATTTGCAACAATATCGAAGAGGACTTTAACTACGGCGGCTGGCACACCGACCTCGATCTGACTTCACGCATGGACTTTGACTATCTTTACCAGGTCGCCCGTATGACCGTAGCTACCCTCGGCATAGTTGGTAACTCCGCCAGCCCGATTTCAATCGAACAGATCATCGATCAGGGTGATGGACAGGCTCTTGAGATACATCTGACTTCCTGCGCCCCGGAATACACCTACCGGCTTTACCACGGCCCTTCATCGGGATTCTACACCGACAGTATCGATATTCCATCGGGCACCTGCACGTGGATAGTTGATGGCCTAATCGACGGTCAGGAACGGTTCTTCTATGTCCTGAGTCAGATCGAGGGTGGGTATCCCGCCGTCTACAGTACTGAAACCAGCGCCACCCCGTACTTGATACCGAGGCCGCCGACTGCAGCGGAGGCGGGGCCGGAGTTGAACTCGGTACTTCTGGAATGGGGCGACAACGCCGAAGCCGATTTCAGTCACTACCGGCTCTATCGCGCAATTGAAGGGCTGCCCCATTCGCTATTCAAGGATAACATCGTCTCGTCAAGCTACACCGATACGGAGGTGCTTGGTCAAACCGAGTACTCATACAAAATCACAGCGGTCGATTTTGATGGTTATGAGTCCGACTACTCATCCGAAGTCTCCGCTTATGCTGCCACCTTTGACGGCGGCATCCTGTTGGTCGATGAGACCCGGCAGGGCGGCGGTATGCCCGACCAGCCAACTCAGGAGGCGCGCTACGCCTCCTATTTCGCTCCGACGCCATACAACCTGGTGCAGATCGAGACAGTCGGTCTGCCTGTCACCCGTAACACTGCCGGTCAGTATTCGTCGCTCTTCTGGATCGACGATGACTTTTCGCCGAAGTTGGCCAGCGAGAGTGAAGACAGCCTTTTCTGGTACGCCGGCTACACCGGAAACCTGTTTTTTGCCGGGTTCCGGACGATCGAGTTCTGGACCGGTTCGCCTTTGTCCAATGGAGATTTCTTGTATGACCAATGCCGGATTGCGAGCCACTCGGTACATGCTGAATATGACTTTGCCGGTGCGACCGGTGTAGGTGGTTGGCCGGATATCGAGGTCGACACAACCGAACTGCTCGGCTTCCTGCCGTTTATCCCAACCCTGGGTCTCGCCACCGGAGGGCAGCCTATTTACCTGTACGACTCCAAGACCGATGATCCGGCATCGGAGGGCAACGTCTGTGGAGTCTACTACGACGGTCCCAACGGCAAACGGGTAGTGCTGGCCTTTCCTCTGATGTACATAACCGACGAATCGGCCATCGCTCTGATGTCCTATGCCAAAAACCTATTCGGTGAATCGGTCGTTTTAGGCGAACATGGTGATATCGACAACAACGGTCAGATCGACATAGGCGATCTCGTCTATTTGGTAGATTACATGTTCTTGGGCGGCCCACCACCGCCGGTTATGAATTCGGCCGATGTCGATGCCTCCTGCCAGATTGATATCGCCGACTTGATATATGTGGTAGTTTACTTTTTCGATGGCGGCCCTCTGCCCCTGCCCGGCTGCGTGGAGTAG
- a CDS encoding alginate export family protein has product MKSIFKGLILFAVLFAVAVPVSADTELKFSGQIRLREEADLRDFDTAKTWLTFANLRTRVAVEATVDANAHVFVQFQDSRQMGGNTQFGTRASGQLNDGKNVDVHQAYFQVDRLLVDGLGFKAGRFEMNFGNQRVFGAVGWSNVGRAWEGGMGWYDHEKYRITGFGLKATEKNNEYYHADFDIGGLYATCKEANVDLFWFYEYDADTTGYWYSINRLDRLNAGTYFKREYPDLKLDFEGNFVYQWGQQPRGLYNPFGVGLARNRDKIDIAAYMFAFEAGYKIDAPWPGRLAVGIDYTSGDDDAADDKFKAYNNLYATAHKFNGFMDYFTDGAKSGRPYANSGLVDIVVRAAAEPYAGWKAKLDAHFYSTNKDYMYTASDGSTVVSNKAGIELDATLATTVIDGLNIQGGASFFFAEDDFTMAASGVADADPGMWFYAMTTVNF; this is encoded by the coding sequence GTGAAGAGCATTTTTAAGGGATTGATTTTGTTTGCCGTCTTATTTGCGGTAGCCGTTCCCGTGAGCGCCGACACCGAACTTAAGTTCTCTGGGCAAATCAGACTTCGCGAAGAAGCCGACTTGAGAGATTTTGACACCGCCAAAACATGGCTCACGTTTGCCAACCTGCGCACCCGCGTCGCAGTCGAAGCAACCGTGGATGCCAATGCCCATGTCTTCGTCCAATTCCAGGACAGCCGGCAGATGGGTGGAAACACACAGTTCGGCACCAGAGCGTCTGGGCAGTTGAACGACGGCAAGAATGTCGACGTGCATCAAGCTTACTTCCAGGTCGACCGGTTATTGGTCGATGGCTTGGGTTTCAAAGCAGGCCGGTTTGAAATGAACTTCGGCAACCAGCGTGTATTCGGCGCCGTCGGCTGGAGCAACGTGGGCCGGGCATGGGAAGGCGGCATGGGCTGGTACGATCATGAAAAATACCGGATCACCGGCTTCGGCTTGAAAGCTACCGAAAAGAACAACGAGTACTACCACGCCGATTTCGATATCGGTGGTCTGTATGCAACCTGCAAAGAAGCGAATGTCGATCTGTTCTGGTTCTATGAGTACGATGCCGACACCACCGGTTACTGGTACAGCATCAACCGTCTGGACCGCCTCAATGCCGGTACCTACTTCAAACGGGAATATCCGGACTTGAAGCTCGACTTCGAGGGCAATTTCGTCTACCAGTGGGGTCAGCAACCGCGCGGTCTCTACAATCCGTTCGGTGTGGGACTTGCCCGGAACAGGGACAAAATCGATATCGCTGCTTATATGTTCGCCTTTGAGGCTGGTTATAAAATCGACGCTCCGTGGCCGGGCAGGCTGGCTGTAGGCATCGACTATACATCAGGCGACGATGATGCTGCCGACGACAAGTTCAAAGCATACAACAATCTCTACGCGACCGCGCACAAGTTTAACGGCTTCATGGACTACTTCACCGACGGAGCCAAGAGTGGTAGACCGTATGCCAACTCAGGTCTGGTCGACATCGTGGTGCGCGCGGCGGCTGAGCCGTATGCAGGCTGGAAAGCCAAGCTGGATGCACACTTTTACTCGACCAATAAGGACTACATGTACACAGCGAGCGACGGCTCCACTGTTGTTTCCAACAAGGCCGGGATCGAACTGGATGCTACCCTGGCCACAACCGTGATTGACGGACTTAACATTCAGGGCGGCGCTTCATTCTTCTTTGCCGAGGATGATTTCACCATGGCCGCCTCCGGTGTGGCCGACGCCGACCCGGGTATGTGGTTCTACGCTATGACCACGGTCAATTTCTGA
- a CDS encoding multiheme c-type cytochrome encodes MKRISIVVILGLLAAAAVWSQGGRSVPASLSEESASCIECHESDMPGLTKEWRHSRHYAADVGCYECHAAAEGDADAIEHNGYSIAVIVSPLDCSKCHKQEFDEFQKSHHADAGKILGSLDNVLGEVVEGPMAAVNGCKQCHGSIVKVNEDGSLDAATWPNTGMGRINPDGSKGSCAACHSRHSFDAALARQPENCGKCHLGPDHPQKEIYEESKHGIAYYANKDRMNLHSASWVVGIDYSAAPTCATCHMSATSELPLTHDVGDRISWTLRPLVSQKIDAAAKAKGKPTKSWEDRRSDMKKVCANCHTSNYIDNFYVQYDGAVNLYNDKFAIPVSRIAKKIREAGFLTNDIPFDDELEWIVFYLWHHEGRRARMGAAMFAPDYTQWHGFYEVADRFYMEFLPEVAKLVEHAKAEGGDKAKAAEEVEAIVAEVLEMDEHKWFTGNEPAEVKAARMKAAEEFKMRYVE; translated from the coding sequence ATGAAACGCATCAGTATCGTTGTTATACTCGGCTTATTGGCAGCAGCAGCCGTGTGGTCCCAGGGCGGTCGCTCGGTACCGGCATCGTTGTCGGAGGAATCGGCTTCGTGTATCGAGTGCCATGAGTCCGACATGCCGGGACTGACCAAAGAGTGGCGCCATAGCCGCCACTATGCCGCCGACGTAGGTTGTTATGAATGCCACGCCGCGGCCGAAGGTGACGCCGACGCTATCGAGCACAACGGCTACAGCATCGCCGTGATCGTCTCGCCGCTTGATTGCTCCAAGTGTCACAAGCAGGAGTTCGACGAGTTTCAGAAGTCGCACCATGCCGACGCCGGGAAGATTCTCGGATCGCTTGATAACGTGCTCGGTGAAGTGGTCGAAGGCCCGATGGCGGCCGTCAACGGATGCAAGCAGTGTCACGGTTCGATTGTCAAAGTGAACGAAGACGGCAGCCTTGACGCAGCCACCTGGCCGAACACCGGGATGGGTCGTATCAACCCGGACGGTTCCAAAGGTTCTTGCGCCGCCTGCCATTCACGGCATTCGTTCGATGCGGCGCTGGCCCGCCAACCGGAAAATTGCGGCAAGTGTCACCTTGGACCGGATCATCCGCAGAAGGAGATTTACGAGGAGTCCAAGCACGGTATCGCGTACTATGCCAACAAAGATCGGATGAATCTTCACAGTGCATCGTGGGTGGTTGGAATCGATTACTCCGCTGCGCCGACCTGCGCCACCTGCCATATGTCGGCCACCAGCGAGTTGCCGCTTACACATGATGTCGGCGATCGGATTAGCTGGACCCTCCGCCCGCTGGTATCGCAGAAAATTGATGCCGCCGCCAAGGCCAAAGGAAAGCCAACCAAGTCGTGGGAAGATCGTCGCAGTGACATGAAGAAGGTCTGCGCCAACTGTCACACATCGAATTACATCGATAATTTCTATGTCCAGTACGATGGTGCGGTAAACCTGTATAACGACAAGTTCGCTATCCCGGTGTCCAGAATTGCCAAGAAAATCCGCGAGGCTGGTTTCCTCACCAACGACATTCCCTTTGATGACGAACTGGAGTGGATCGTCTTCTACTTGTGGCACCATGAAGGACGTCGCGCACGGATGGGAGCCGCTATGTTCGCACCGGACTACACCCAGTGGCACGGTTTTTACGAAGTGGCCGACCGGTTCTATATGGAGTTCTTACCAGAAGTGGCAAAACTCGTTGAGCACGCCAAAGCCGAAGGTGGCGATAAGGCTAAAGCTGCCGAGGAAGTTGAAGCGATCGTCGCCGAAGTGCTCGAAATGGACGAACACAAATGGTTCACCGGCAACGAGCCGGCCGAGGTCAAGGCGGCGCGCATGAAAGCGGCCGAAGAGTTCAAGATGCGTTACGTTGAATAG
- a CDS encoding M28 family peptidase, which translates to MKLSKCLCICCCLVVLGGGSVAADDLAKVNLASRYQADVVAGIVTSAYSRVGNQFVVAVNEEQATALSRAGIEFEVIMEAIDPARTFIARHSDGRRGVGVDVPQLGETVQLESDVHIVRMSPSIALSLTRTTELTLTSLEERTIPIGYIDPVIGNTLSMVTDFPTDSLTALVSQDSIYAFNTRLEDFETRYIFTDSIHAARDWMVQKFIDWGYTDITTPQFYYGSLPCYNVKVVKPGYAEPDKVIVIGGHYDAITYGQPTDPMDYAPGSDDNASGTTITLEMARILANVPMRKTIIFMPFSAEEVGLYGSYDAAGDFYNAGTDLEVMFNYDMVGYNGNGLWQFEISSGPNTAYRDMQVATCNRVNSQLIPIASPPGGSSDHAAFMNYGFDVVNNIEEDFNYDGWHTNLDLTSRMDFDYMYEVGRMTVASLAIVGNSAQPTNIDQIVDQGDGQSLEVFFGPCNASYEYTLIYGTSPGLYTDTVDIGTGVCSYMVTGLTEGQPYYFLAIGVIGGGYPAVYAVEATETPYIIPRAPVSPVLDPDDHQILLDWSDSPEADFDHYRIYRSISGLPFSLYQDNVANSNYIDVDVIGQAEYTYKFTAVDSDGYESVPSSQVSGYAGTFDGGILVIDETRQGAGMPNQATQEAFFTSLLDPTPYDLNRIETSGLLLTRSVAGQYSSVFWFDDDFSPKLISESEDSLDWYAGYDGNLFISGFRTIEYWESSPLSPSGFLYDRMRVATYNVHTASDFAGATGVGGWPDIEVDSTSVLGFLPYVPSLGIAAGGEPIYLYDSKTDDPSAEGTTCAIYYDSPSGGKRVVLAFPLYFLTDESAIALVNYAKNLFGESAVTEVEGDVDNNGKVDIGDLVYVVDYMFIAGAAPWSMNAADVDASCRIDIADLVYLAEYIFLGGPAPLAGCVE; encoded by the coding sequence ATGAAGCTCTCTAAATGTCTGTGTATCTGTTGCTGTTTAGTGGTTCTTGGGGGAGGTTCTGTAGCGGCCGATGATTTGGCCAAAGTGAATCTGGCCAGTCGTTATCAGGCCGACGTCGTGGCTGGTATTGTTACCTCGGCTTACAGCCGGGTTGGCAACCAGTTCGTGGTTGCTGTCAATGAAGAGCAAGCAACAGCTTTGAGCAGGGCGGGGATAGAGTTTGAAGTCATTATGGAAGCGATAGATCCGGCCAGGACCTTTATCGCGCGCCACTCGGACGGACGACGTGGGGTCGGCGTGGATGTACCTCAACTTGGTGAAACGGTTCAGCTGGAATCCGACGTGCATATCGTCAGAATGAGTCCGTCGATTGCTTTATCGTTGACCAGAACGACCGAACTTACCTTGACCTCGCTTGAGGAAAGAACCATTCCGATTGGCTACATCGATCCGGTCATCGGCAACACTCTGTCCATGGTGACCGACTTCCCGACCGATTCACTGACGGCACTGGTCAGTCAGGATTCGATCTATGCATTCAACACCCGGCTTGAAGATTTCGAGACACGGTATATTTTCACCGATTCGATTCATGCCGCCCGTGACTGGATGGTCCAAAAGTTTATCGACTGGGGATACACCGATATAACCACGCCGCAGTTCTACTATGGCAGCCTGCCGTGCTACAACGTCAAGGTGGTCAAGCCAGGCTATGCCGAACCGGACAAAGTGATCGTGATCGGCGGTCACTACGACGCCATCACCTACGGACAGCCGACCGATCCGATGGACTATGCGCCCGGTTCCGACGACAACGCTTCCGGTACTACTATTACTTTGGAGATGGCGCGTATTCTGGCAAACGTCCCAATGCGCAAGACGATTATTTTCATGCCCTTCTCGGCCGAAGAGGTTGGGTTGTACGGTTCATACGACGCTGCCGGTGATTTTTACAATGCCGGTACCGATCTTGAAGTGATGTTCAACTACGACATGGTTGGATATAACGGCAACGGGCTGTGGCAGTTTGAAATCTCCTCCGGGCCGAACACGGCATATCGAGACATGCAGGTGGCTACCTGTAACCGTGTCAACTCCCAACTCATTCCAATCGCCTCCCCGCCCGGTGGAAGTTCCGATCATGCAGCCTTCATGAATTACGGCTTTGACGTTGTGAACAACATCGAGGAAGACTTCAACTACGACGGCTGGCACACCAATCTTGATCTGACCTCGCGCATGGATTTCGATTACATGTATGAGGTCGGTCGGATGACAGTTGCATCGCTGGCCATTGTCGGCAACTCCGCCCAGCCGACTAATATCGATCAAATAGTTGATCAGGGGGACGGGCAGTCATTGGAAGTGTTTTTTGGACCATGCAACGCCTCCTATGAGTATACTTTGATCTATGGCACTTCGCCCGGCCTTTACACCGATACAGTCGATATCGGCACCGGCGTCTGTTCGTATATGGTAACCGGTTTGACCGAGGGGCAGCCGTATTACTTCCTGGCTATCGGTGTTATCGGTGGCGGCTATCCGGCCGTCTATGCAGTCGAAGCTACCGAGACACCATACATCATACCACGCGCACCGGTCTCGCCGGTGTTGGACCCGGACGATCATCAGATTCTGCTCGACTGGTCCGACAGTCCGGAAGCGGATTTTGATCACTACCGCATATACCGGTCCATAAGTGGACTGCCTTTCTCGCTCTATCAAGACAACGTAGCCAACTCGAATTATATCGACGTTGATGTAATCGGCCAGGCCGAGTACACATACAAATTCACCGCTGTAGATTCTGATGGCTACGAGTCGGTTCCGTCCTCTCAGGTTTCCGGATATGCCGGTACTTTCGATGGCGGCATTCTTGTAATAGATGAAACCCGTCAGGGCGCCGGAATGCCCAACCAGGCTACACAGGAGGCCTTCTTTACCAGCCTGCTTGACCCGACGCCCTATGATCTGAATCGCATTGAAACCAGTGGGCTGTTGCTCACTCGCAGTGTGGCCGGACAGTATTCATCGGTCTTCTGGTTTGATGATGACTTCTCGCCCAAACTGATCAGTGAGTCCGAGGACAGCCTGGACTGGTACGCCGGGTATGATGGAAACCTGTTCATCAGCGGCTTTCGCACCATCGAGTACTGGGAATCATCGCCGTTATCGCCGAGCGGTTTTCTCTATGATCGGATGCGCGTGGCTACATACAATGTTCACACAGCTTCCGACTTTGCAGGCGCCACCGGCGTGGGTGGATGGCCGGATATCGAAGTCGACAGCACTTCGGTGCTGGGCTTCCTGCCGTATGTGCCATCGCTGGGTATCGCCGCCGGAGGCGAGCCGATCTACCTGTACGATTCCAAAACCGATGACCCCTCAGCCGAAGGCACCACCTGTGCGATTTACTATGATAGTCCCAGTGGCGGCAAACGGGTGGTACTGGCTTTCCCACTTTATTTCCTGACCGACGAATCGGCAATTGCCTTAGTAAACTACGCCAAGAATCTGTTTGGTGAGTCGGCCGTGACCGAAGTGGAAGGGGATGTTGACAACAACGGCAAGGTGGATATCGGTGATCTGGTCTATGTGGTCGATTACATGTTCATCGCCGGCGCGGCTCCATGGTCGATGAACGCCGCCGATGTCGACGCCTCCTGCAGGATCGACATTGCCGATCTGGTTTACCTGGCCGAGTATATCTTCCTCGGTGGCCCGGCTCCTCTGGCCGGTTGTGTGGAGTAA